The following are encoded in a window of Chlorocebus sabaeus isolate Y175 chromosome 22, mChlSab1.0.hap1, whole genome shotgun sequence genomic DNA:
- the TMEM89 gene encoding transmembrane protein 89 — MGLAGTCCLRARPVHGGGAFAGRQAPRFRPLALAAAMLHVLASLPLLLLLAMPAPTHAWSRPLWYQVGLDLQPWGCQPKSVEGCRGGLSCPGYWLGPGASRIYPVAGVMITTTMLMICRKILQGRRCSQATKGEHPQVTTEPCGPWKRRAPISDHTLLRGVLHMLDALLVHIEGHLHHLATQRQIQIKGTSAQSG, encoded by the exons ATGGGTCTCGCTGGAACCTGCTGCCTCAGAGCCAGGCCTGTTCATGGGGGAGGGGCGTTTGCCGGTCGCCAGGCGCCCAGGTTCCGGCCCCTGGCACTAGCGGCGGCCATGCTGCACGTGCTGGCCTCGCTGCCCTTGCTGCTCCTGCTGGCGATGCCTGCTCCAACCCACGCCTGGTCGCGACCCCTCTGGTACCAGGTGGGGCTggacttgcagccctgggggtgTCAGCCAAAGAGCGTGGAGGGCTGTAGGGGTGGCCTGAGCTGTCCTGGTTACTGGCTGGGCCCTGGAGCAAGCCGCATCTACCCTGTGGCTGGGGTCATGATCACCACCACCATGCTGATGATCTGCCGCAAGATACTGCAGGGGCGGCGGTGCTCACAGGCCACCAAGGGTGAG CATCCGCAGGTGACCACTGAGCCCTGCGGACCCTGGAAACGGCGGGCCCCAATCTCAGACCACACCCTGCTCCGTGGGGTCCTGCACATGCTGGATGCCCTCCTGGTCCACATCGAAGGCCACCTACATCATCTAGCCACCCAGCGGCAAATCCAAATAAAGGGGACTTCCGCCCAGAGTGGGTGA
- the UQCRC1 gene encoding cytochrome b-c1 complex subunit 1, mitochondrial: MAASVVCRAATSGAQVLLRARRSPTLLRTPALRSTATFAQALQFVPETQVSLLDNGLRVASEQSSQPTCTVGVWIDVGSRFETEKNNGAGYFLEHLAFKGTKNRPGSALEKEVESMGAHLNAYSTREHTAYYIKALSKDLPKVVELLGDIVQNCSLEDSQIEKERDVILREMQENDASMRDVVFDYLHATAFQGTPLAQTVEGPSENVRKLSRADLTEYLSTHYKAPRMVLAAAGGVEHQQLLDLAQKHLGDIPWTYAEDTMPALTPCRFTGSEIRHRDDALPFAHVAIAVEGPGWASPDNVALQVANAIIGHYDCTYGGGVHLSSPLASGAVANKLCQSFQTFSICYADTGLLGAHFVCDRMKIDDMMFVLQGQWMRLCTSATESEVARGKNILRNALVSHLDGTTPVCEDIGRSLLTYGRRIPLAEWESRIAEVDASVVREICSKYIYDQCPAVAGYGPIEQLPDYNRIRSGMFWLRF, encoded by the exons ATGGCGGCGTCCGTGGTCTGCCGGGCCGCTACCTCCGGGGCACAAGTGCTATTGCGCGCCCGCCGCTCG CCGACCCTGCTGCGGACGCCAGCCTTGCGGAGTACGGCAACCTTCGCTCAGGCGCTCCAGTTCGTGCCGGAGACGCAGGTTAGCCTGCTGGACAACGGCCTGCGTGTGGCCTCCGAGCAGTCCTCTCAGCCCACTTGCACG GTGGGAGTGTGGATTGATGTTGGCAGCCGTTTTGAGACTGAGAAGAACAATGGGGCAGGCTACTTTTTGGAGCATCTGGCTTTCAAG GGAACAAAGAATCGGCCTGGCAGTGCCCTGGAGAAGGAGGTGGAGAGCATGGGGGCCCATCTTAATGCCTACAGCACCCGGGAACACACAGCTTACTACATCAAGGCGCTGTCCAAGGATCTGCCAAAAG TTGTGGAGCTCTTGGGTGACATTGTGCAGAACTGTAGTCTGGAAGACTCACAGATCGAGAAGGAACGTGATGTGATCCTGCGGGAGATGCAGGAGAATGACGCATCTATGCGAGATGTGGTCTTTGACTACCTGCATGCCACAGCATTCCAGGGCACACCTCTAGCCCAGACTGTGGAGGGGCCCAGTGAGAATGTCAG GAAGCTGTCTCGTGCAGACTTGACCGAGTACCTCAGCACTCATTACAAGGCCCCTCGAATGGTGCTGGCAGCAGCTGGAG GAGTGGAGCACCAGCAACTATTAGACCTTGCCCAGAAGCACCTTGGTGACATCCCTTGGACATACGCAGAGGACACCATGCCCGCTCTTACTCCGTGCCGCTTCACTGGCAGTGAG ATCCGCCACCGTGACGATGCTCTACCTTTTGCTCATGTGGCCATTGCAGTAGAGGGTCCTGGCTGGGCCAGCCCGGACAATGTGGCCTTGCAAGTGGCCAATGCCATCATCGGCCACTATGATTGCACTTACGGTGGTGGCGTG CACCTGTCCAGCCCACTGGCTTCAGGTGCCGTGGCCAACAAGCTATGCCAGAGTTTCCAGACCTTCAGCATCTGCTATGCAGACACAGGCTTGCTGGGTGCACACTTTGTCTGTGACCGAATGAAAATCGATGACATGATGTTCGTCCTGCAAGGGCAGTG GATGCGCCTGTGTACCAGTGCCACGGAGAGTGAGGTGGCCCGGGGCAAAAACATCCTCAGAAATGCCCTGGTATCTCATCTAGATG GCACTACTCCTGTGTGTGAGGACATTGGTCGCAGCCTCCTGACCTATGGCCGCCGCATCCCCCTGGCTGAATGGGAAAGCCGGATTGCG GAGGTGGATGCCAGTGTGGTACGTGAGATCTGCTCCAAGTACATCTATGACCAGTGCCCAGCGGTGGCTGGATATG GCCCCATTGAGCAGCTCCCAGACTACAACCGGATCCGTAGCGGCATGTTCTGGCTGCGCTTCTAG